The Nitrospira tepida genome includes a window with the following:
- a CDS encoding RHS repeat-associated core domain-containing protein produces the protein MINGIRTSSELTGGKMEFRVASVGGNITWTYDTVSSGHHPRVQETTTPGTVTVEYDEIGRRVKLSATGQTDVTYTYDKNSRLKTVAQGAQTVTLAYDDAGRRTGLTYPNGVVTSYGYDNANRLLSINHVKTPTTIEALTYQNDAAGNRIKLTRANAAASLIPQAVSNTAFDAANEQTRFNSASTNLVYDSNGNLTSFTDTSGTTTYTWNARNQLTAISGPSLSASFVYDGLGRRTSKTINSTTTGFWYDGADVLAELSGGTPTATYIRSLSIDEPFIRRQTGGDEFYQTDGLGTALALTDGAGASSTTYTQEPFGNTTRTGASTNSFQFTGRENDGTGLQYHRARYYHPKLQRFMSEDPIDFFSGDLNLYGYVKNNPTNLTDSTGAIVDTLADLGFIGYDIYRLAIDGRKHLGSNLAALGLDIGGAFTPFVTGLGVTSRVAKKFPDLPASIPVGRSGNPINVVGPGGKPLNVPAAIGGRTYSGHALDQMQGRGIPPSVVDNAIHTGTTSPGKYPGTNTHYDSVNNITAVTNSKTGNVVTVHPGPPSGGSP, from the coding sequence ATGATAAACGGAATTCGTACATCCAGTGAATTGACCGGCGGAAAAATGGAGTTCCGAGTGGCTTCCGTCGGCGGTAATATTACCTGGACGTATGACACCGTGAGCAGCGGCCATCACCCACGCGTGCAAGAAACCACCACGCCCGGCACGGTGACGGTGGAATACGATGAAATCGGGCGGCGGGTGAAATTGAGCGCGACTGGGCAGACGGATGTGACGTACACCTATGACAAGAACTCCCGGCTCAAGACCGTGGCGCAAGGAGCACAGACCGTCACACTCGCGTATGACGATGCGGGACGCCGAACCGGTCTGACCTATCCGAATGGGGTGGTGACCAGCTACGGGTATGACAACGCCAATCGACTGCTCAGCATTAACCACGTCAAGACACCGACGACCATCGAAGCGCTGACGTACCAGAACGATGCGGCCGGGAACCGTATCAAACTCACCCGCGCCAATGCCGCGGCCTCGCTGATTCCGCAGGCGGTCAGCAACACGGCGTTCGACGCCGCCAACGAACAGACGCGCTTCAACAGTGCCTCCACAAACCTGGTCTACGATAGCAATGGCAATCTGACCTCCTTCACCGATACCTCCGGGACCACGACGTACACGTGGAATGCACGGAACCAGCTCACCGCGATCAGTGGTCCGAGTCTGTCAGCAAGCTTCGTCTATGACGGGTTGGGACGCAGGACCAGCAAGACGATCAACAGCACGACGACAGGGTTTTGGTATGACGGAGCTGATGTGCTTGCGGAACTCTCCGGTGGCACACCGACGGCAACCTACATCAGAAGCTTAAGCATCGACGAGCCGTTTATTCGGAGACAAACGGGCGGGGATGAGTTCTATCAGACCGATGGACTCGGAACAGCGTTGGCATTGACTGATGGCGCGGGGGCGTCTAGCACGACGTATACACAAGAACCGTTCGGGAACACTACCAGAACGGGTGCCTCAACCAACAGCTTTCAGTTTACCGGCAGGGAAAATGATGGCACGGGCCTCCAATATCACAGGGCGCGCTACTACCATCCGAAGTTGCAGCGGTTCATGAGTGAAGATCCTATTGATTTCTTTAGCGGTGATCTAAACCTCTACGGTTATGTAAAAAACAATCCCACTAATCTTACCGATTCCACCGGTGCCATCGTGGATACACTAGCAGATTTGGGATTCATTGGTTACGACATCTATAGGCTAGCTATCGATGGCAGAAAGCATCTCGGATCGAACCTAGCGGCGTTGGGACTCGATATCGGCGGGGCATTTACCCCATTTGTTACCGGATTGGGTGTTACGAGTCGAGTGGCGAAGAAGTTCCCAGATCTCCCTGCATCGATACCAGTAGGGCGGAGTGGTAACCCGATCAATGTTGTTGGGCCAGGTGGAAAGCCCCTTAACGTTCCTGCAGCCATTGGCGGGCGCACTTACTCTGGCCATGCCCTGGATCAAATGCAGGGCCGTGGGATACCACCGTCGGTTGTTGATAATGCAATCCACACTGGTACTACCTCGCCTGGGAAATATCCTGGGACAAATACTCACTATGACTCCGTAAACAACATCACGGCGGTAACCAATTCCAAAACAGGGAACGTAGTCACTGTACATCCGGGGCCACCGTCAGGAGGTTCACCGTGA
- a CDS encoding RHS repeat-associated core domain-containing protein, producing MIKLWWLPVFAMAWIILPTDSSYCSEAHYAYDDLGQLTAVVDPLSRRTEFTYDGMGNVSTIKDPENNTTTFTYEATYNRLATITDALSPANVTTFSYNDTARTTTITDPENKQTVIQYNTAGQPTSITDPLTHVTSFGYDAVGNLATTTDALGNVTTRYYDTVSRLPHLVDPRGALTRFSYDDVNRVTAIQDAMGGLTRFTYDYNGNLLTVTDAKNQTTAYTYDEMDRLKTRTDALSRTESYVYDKNGNLTTFTDRKSQQATFTYDALNRRTGATYPDSSVAFGYDAIGRLTSVSDSVGGNITWTYDTVSNGHHPRVQEATTPGTVTVEYDEIGRRLKLSATGQTDVTYTYDKNSRLKTVTQGSQTVTLAYDDAGRRTSLTYPNGVVTSYGYDNANRLLSIDHIKTPTTIEALTYQNDAAGNRIKLTRANAAASLIPIAVSSNSYDVANQQTQFNGVTQTFDANGNLTNDGTKTYTWDARNRLTAISGPSLSASFVYDGLGRRTSKTINSATTGFWYDGADVLAELAGTTPSATYIRSLSIDEPFIRKQSGGDEFYQTDVLGSTLALTDGTGTAQTTYTYEPFGKTTKTGASTNSFQYTGREDDGTGLSYYRSRYYHPGFQRFMGEDPIGFRGGDPNFYTYVSNNPMNRIDPRGEAIQLLTPDTYVDLSFIAYDLFQLAIDGRKNREENIFALGADVAGALTPGVTGLGLGVRAAKSADRINDAVKRAEDFLGKNPRVITNQHGDKIFLSEDGTKRMQFHINKTHPHESPHVHMDEKINGDWVKSGPIYPGGVPRR from the coding sequence ATGATTAAACTCTGGTGGCTGCCAGTCTTTGCTATGGCTTGGATTATCTTACCCACAGACTCGTCTTATTGCAGCGAGGCCCACTACGCCTACGACGACCTCGGCCAGCTCACCGCCGTGGTGGATCCGCTCTCCCGTCGGACGGAGTTTACGTACGACGGCATGGGGAACGTGTCGACCATTAAAGATCCTGAGAACAACACCACGACGTTCACCTATGAAGCGACCTATAACCGCCTCGCCACGATCACGGATGCCCTCTCGCCGGCCAATGTGACGACGTTTAGCTATAACGATACGGCTAGGACGACCACGATCACGGATCCGGAGAATAAGCAGACGGTCATCCAATACAACACGGCCGGCCAGCCGACCAGCATCACCGATCCGCTGACGCACGTGACGAGCTTCGGCTATGACGCGGTGGGCAACCTCGCGACGACCACCGATGCGCTGGGGAATGTCACGACGCGGTACTATGACACGGTGTCGCGGCTGCCCCATCTCGTCGATCCCCGGGGAGCCCTCACCCGCTTCAGCTACGATGACGTGAACCGGGTTACCGCCATTCAAGATGCGATGGGTGGTCTCACGCGGTTCACCTACGACTACAATGGCAATCTGCTCACTGTGACGGATGCGAAGAATCAGACGACGGCCTATACCTATGACGAGATGGACCGCTTGAAGACCCGGACCGATGCGCTGAGCCGGACGGAAAGTTATGTCTATGACAAGAACGGCAATCTGACCACGTTCACGGATCGCAAGAGTCAGCAAGCGACGTTCACCTACGATGCCTTGAACCGCCGGACGGGGGCCACCTATCCGGATAGTTCCGTGGCCTTTGGCTACGATGCGATCGGACGGCTCACCAGTGTCAGCGATTCCGTCGGCGGCAATATCACCTGGACGTATGACACGGTGAGCAACGGGCATCATCCCCGGGTGCAAGAAGCCACGACGCCCGGCACGGTGACGGTGGAATACGATGAAATCGGCCGACGGCTCAAATTGAGCGCCACCGGTCAGACGGATGTCACGTACACGTACGATAAGAATTCACGGCTCAAGACCGTCACCCAAGGTTCCCAGACCGTCACCTTGGCCTACGACGATGCCGGTAGAAGAACGTCACTCACCTATCCGAACGGCGTGGTGACGAGCTACGGCTACGACAACGCCAATCGGCTACTCAGCATTGATCACATCAAGACGCCGACCACGATTGAAGCATTGACTTATCAAAACGATGCGGCGGGCAATCGGATCAAGCTGACCCGGGCCAACGCGGCGGCCTCACTCATCCCAATAGCTGTGTCTTCCAACAGCTACGATGTTGCGAACCAGCAAACGCAGTTTAATGGCGTGACACAGACCTTCGATGCCAATGGAAATCTTACCAACGATGGGACGAAAACCTATACCTGGGATGCCCGCAATCGACTCACGGCGATCAGCGGGCCCAGTCTCTCCGCGAGCTTCGTGTATGACGGATTGGGACGCAGAACCAGCAAGACAATCAATAGTGCGACGACTGGATTCTGGTACGACGGAGCCGACGTGTTAGCAGAGCTCGCTGGTACCACGCCATCCGCCACTTACATCAGAAGCTTGAGCATCGATGAGCCGTTTATCCGGAAGCAATCTGGTGGGGATGAGTTCTATCAAACGGATGTATTGGGCAGCACGCTGGCCCTCACCGACGGAACGGGGACGGCGCAGACCACATACACCTATGAGCCGTTCGGCAAGACCACCAAGACCGGTGCATCGACCAACAGCTTTCAGTACACGGGGCGGGAGGATGATGGGACTGGGCTCTCCTACTATCGGTCGCGGTATTACCATCCTGGATTTCAGAGGTTCATGGGTGAGGATCCGATTGGTTTTCGTGGAGGTGATCCCAACTTCTATACGTACGTTTCGAATAATCCTATGAATCGCATTGATCCGAGAGGTGAAGCAATTCAACTGTTGACCCCGGACACATATGTTGATCTCTCATTTATTGCGTACGATTTATTCCAGTTGGCAATCGATGGGCGAAAAAACCGCGAAGAGAACATTTTCGCCCTCGGTGCAGATGTCGCTGGAGCTTTGACGCCAGGTGTGACAGGGCTTGGCTTAGGCGTTAGAGCGGCTAAATCTGCAGATAGAATCAACGATGCGGTAAAGAGGGCTGAAGATTTCTTGGGTAAGAATCCACGGGTCATCACGAACCAGCACGGAGACAAAATATTCTTATCAGAGGATGGCACTAAACGAATGCAATTCCACATTAATAAGACGCATCCACATGAGAGTCCTCATGTACATATGGATGAAAAGATCAATGGTGACTGGGTTAAATCAGGGCCTATCTACCCTGGCGGTGTACCACGTCGATAG
- a CDS encoding RHS repeat-associated core domain-containing protein produces MSKNSRLKTVTQGTQTVTLTYDDAGRRTGLTYPNGVVTSYGYDNANRLLSINHVKTPTTIEALTYQNDAAGNRIKLTRANAAASLIPQAVTNTAFDAANEQTRFNSASTNLVYDNNGNLTSFTDASGTTTYTWNARNQLTAISGPSLSASFVYDGLGRRTSKTINSSTTGFWYDGGDVLAELSGSTPTATYIRSLSIDEPFIRKQSSGDEYYQTDALGSTLALTDGSGTSGTTYTQEPFGKTTRNGASTNSFQYTGREEDGTGTLYYRARYYQPQLQRFIQEDQVGFSGGDPNLYAYVQNNPINATDPSGNFTVACVVGSTLFGAGLDLGLQIYDNVLSGRKVLYGAASAALRGGGKGAAAGLLCGLGPAINSLRGIGAISEASRALVPLADATQATGAVRSVAGYEIWGNAGLVGNTYNINVIGLWATEGAQGLRALSAALRAEAAATGASQISITGSAIVNQSLANLSGAAARRLGFELTHINADIILLRAFLP; encoded by the coding sequence ATGAGTAAGAACTCCCGGCTCAAGACCGTGACCCAAGGCACGCAGACCGTGACCTTGACCTATGACGATGCGGGACGCCGAACCGGTCTGACCTATCCGAATGGGGTGGTGACCAGCTACGGGTATGACAACGCCAATCGACTGCTCAGCATTAACCACGTCAAGACACCGACGACCATCGAAGCGCTGACGTACCAGAACGATGCGGCGGGGAATCGCATCAAGCTCACGCGCGCGAATGCGGCAGCGTCACTCATCCCCCAAGCAGTGACGAATACCGCCTTCGATGCGGCCAACGAACAGACGCGCTTTAACAGCGCCTCGACAAACCTCGTCTACGACAATAACGGCAATCTGACGTCGTTCACGGATGCCTCCGGCACGACGACCTACACCTGGAATGCGCGGAACCAGTTGACGGCCATCAGTGGACCAAGTCTTTCCGCCAGTTTCGTGTACGACGGACTTGGACGCAGGACCAGCAAGACCATCAACAGCAGCACAACGGGCTTTTGGTATGACGGAGGTGACGTCCTAGCCGAGTTGAGTGGAAGTACTCCAACCGCCACGTATATCAGAAGTCTTTCCATCGACGAACCATTTATTCGAAAACAATCCAGCGGGGATGAGTATTATCAGACCGATGCGTTGGGAAGTACGCTAGCTTTGACTGATGGTAGCGGGACATCCGGCACGACCTACACGCAAGAACCGTTTGGTAAGACCACCAGGAATGGCGCGTCAACAAATTCGTTTCAGTATACGGGGCGAGAGGAAGATGGCACTGGGACTCTGTACTACAGGGCTCGATATTATCAACCGCAATTGCAGCGCTTTATCCAGGAGGATCAAGTAGGTTTTTCGGGTGGAGACCCTAATCTATATGCGTATGTCCAAAATAATCCGATCAACGCGACTGATCCGAGCGGTAACTTCACGGTCGCATGTGTAGTTGGGTCCACTCTATTCGGAGCAGGCCTCGACCTTGGATTGCAAATTTATGACAACGTTCTTAGTGGAAGAAAGGTTCTATACGGTGCCGCCAGCGCTGCACTCCGAGGAGGTGGCAAAGGAGCTGCCGCCGGACTTTTATGCGGCCTCGGGCCGGCAATAAACTCTCTCCGCGGAATAGGCGCCATATCAGAGGCCAGTAGGGCCTTGGTCCCTCTTGCAGATGCCACACAAGCAACCGGGGCAGTCAGAAGTGTAGCTGGCTATGAGATTTGGGGTAACGCCGGACTGGTTGGGAATACCTACAATATAAATGTAATAGGATTATGGGCAACCGAAGGAGCGCAAGGCCTGCGGGCACTATCTGCTGCGCTCAGAGCAGAAGCGGCCGCAACAGGCGCTTCACAGATAAGTATCACTGGGAGTGCAATAGTGAACCAAAGTCTTGCGAATTTGAGCGGGGCCGCAGCGCGGCGCCTTGGCTTCGAATTAACTCACATCAATGCTGACATAATTCTCTTAAGAGCCTTCTTGCCGTGA
- a CDS encoding MoaD/ThiS family protein — translation MKVHLSHPERQIEIKGPKRVQDLLRDLNLLVEAHLVIRGSDLMTEDEVVADGDSIEIRPVISGGSRT, via the coding sequence ATGAAAGTCCATCTCAGCCATCCCGAAAGACAGATCGAGATCAAGGGGCCCAAGCGCGTCCAGGACCTGCTCCGGGATCTCAATCTGCTCGTCGAAGCCCATCTTGTGATCCGCGGCAGCGACCTCATGACCGAAGACGAGGTCGTCGCCGACGGCGACAGTATCGAAATCCGCCCCGTGATCTCGGGCGGAAGCCGCACGTAG
- a CDS encoding RHS repeat domain-containing protein produces MEYDEIGRRVKLSATGQTDVTYTYDKNSRLKTVTQGTQTVTLAYDDAGRRTGLTYPNGVVTSYAYDNANRLLSINHIKTPTTIEALTYQNDAAGNRIKLTRANAAASLIPQAVTNTAFDAANEQTRFNSASTNLVYDNNGNLTSFTDASGTTTYTWNARNQLTAISGPSLSASFVYDGLGRRTSKTINSATTGFWYDGADVLAELAGTTPSATYIRSLSIDEPFIRKQSGGDEFYQLDALGSTLALTDGSGTSNTTYTQEPFGKTTKTGTSTNAFQFTGRENDGTGLYYYRARYYLANQNRFLAEDPYGLAGGLNLYTYAANSPTRYTDPTGNCPWCLVGAGMGAALNISSQLLMNGGNWATIDIEQVGFAAASGFLGGGLGTITQGLSVGANIVANTLGSGVIGAGMTATQNLLRSCRAQQASVLNSALMSAAFGGAGATAGNLIQGGYNTLRNTLAASALNNASQATRLLTSYLTSTAFFAPPNLASLPTVGTLSGNLISNFISNLNQ; encoded by the coding sequence GTGGAATACGACGAGATCGGGCGACGGGTGAAGCTCAGCGCCACGGGCCAAACGGATGTCACGTACACCTATGATAAGAACTCCCGGCTCAAGACCGTGACCCAAGGCACGCAGACCGTGACCTTGGCCTATGACGATGCGGGACGCCGAACCGGCCTGACCTATCCGAATGGGGTGGTGACCAGCTACGCGTATGACAACGCCAATCGGCTGCTCAGCATTAACCACATCAAAACGCCGACCACCATTGAAGCCTTGACCTATCAAAACGATGCCGCCGGGAACCGAATCAAGCTCACTCGCGCGAATGCGGCAGCGTCACTCATCCCCCAAGCAGTGACGAATACCGCCTTCGATGCGGCCAACGAACAGACCCGCTTTAACAGCGCCTCGACGAACCTTGTCTATGACAACAACGGGAACCTCACCTCCTTCACGGATGCCTCCGGCACGACGACCTACACCTGGAATGCGCGGAACCAGCTCACCGCGATCAGCGGGCCCAGTCTCTCCGCCAGCTTCGTGTATGACGGATTGGGACGCAGAACCAGCAAGACAATCAATAGTGCGACGACTGGATTCTGGTACGACGGAGCCGACGTGTTAGCAGAGCTCGCTGGTACCACGCCATCCGCCACTTACATCAGAAGCTTGAGCATCGATGAGCCATTCATTCGAAAGCAATCCGGAGGAGATGAGTTCTATCAGTTAGATGCGCTGGGCAGCACGTTAGCGTTAACGGACGGCTCCGGAACTTCGAACACGACGTACACCCAAGAGCCGTTTGGCAAGACGACCAAGACTGGCACGTCAACCAACGCTTTTCAGTTTACCGGCAGGGAGAATGATGGGACGGGTCTGTATTACTACCGAGCACGGTATTATTTGGCAAATCAGAACCGATTTCTTGCTGAAGACCCTTATGGTCTGGCGGGAGGGCTCAACCTTTATACCTACGCAGCGAACAGTCCTACGAGATACACCGATCCAACAGGAAACTGTCCTTGGTGCTTGGTTGGTGCTGGAATGGGTGCCGCGCTTAACATCTCGAGTCAACTTTTAATGAATGGCGGGAATTGGGCTACCATCGATATAGAGCAAGTGGGCTTCGCGGCCGCTTCTGGATTTTTGGGCGGTGGCTTAGGAACCATCACCCAGGGTCTTTCGGTTGGTGCCAACATCGTCGCCAATACGCTCGGAAGTGGAGTCATCGGCGCTGGCATGACCGCTACTCAAAATCTTCTACGTTCATGCAGAGCACAGCAGGCAAGTGTCCTTAATAGTGCACTCATGAGTGCTGCCTTCGGAGGAGCCGGGGCCACAGCTGGAAACTTAATCCAAGGAGGATATAACACGCTGAGGAATACACTCGCCGCATCAGCTTTGAATAATGCTTCCCAAGCGACGAGATTGCTTACGTCCTACCTAACTTCTACAGCCTTTTTCGCGCCTCCCAATTTGGCAAGCTTGCCAACCGTAGGCACGCTTTCGGGGAACTTGATATCAAATTTTATCTCTAATCTTAATCAATGA
- the istB gene encoding IS21-like element helper ATPase IstB, which translates to MNPAQLERLREQLTRLRLLKSRERLDALLQEAAAKDLSYADFLDQVLSEEVTAKAEKNITMRTSLARFPFVKSLEVFDFAYQPSLDKKQIQQVATCHFIEHGENLVILGPPGVGKSHLAIGLGLKAIERGYRVLFTTAAAMIATLTRALTENRLEDKLKLYTIPRLLIIDEIGYLPIDRTGANLFFQLISRRYEKGPMILTSNQSFGAWGEVFGDRVLATAILDRVLHHAITINIRGHSYRLKEKLKAGLVRVEEAATTT; encoded by the coding sequence ATGAACCCGGCGCAACTGGAACGGCTCCGTGAACAGCTGACGCGGCTGCGGCTCCTGAAGAGCCGCGAGCGGCTCGACGCCCTCTTACAGGAGGCGGCGGCCAAGGACCTGTCGTATGCGGACTTCCTCGATCAGGTCCTCAGTGAAGAAGTGACCGCCAAAGCGGAGAAGAACATTACGATGCGCACCAGTCTCGCGCGGTTTCCGTTTGTGAAGAGTCTGGAGGTCTTCGACTTCGCCTACCAGCCGTCGCTGGATAAGAAGCAGATCCAGCAAGTGGCCACCTGCCACTTCATCGAGCACGGCGAGAATCTCGTGATCTTGGGGCCGCCCGGGGTCGGCAAAAGCCACCTGGCCATCGGGCTGGGGCTCAAAGCGATCGAGCGAGGCTATCGGGTGTTGTTCACGACGGCCGCCGCCATGATCGCCACACTGACTCGAGCCCTGACGGAGAATCGGCTGGAGGACAAGCTGAAGCTCTACACGATCCCGCGGTTACTGATCATCGATGAGATCGGCTATCTGCCCATTGACCGCACCGGGGCCAACTTGTTTTTCCAACTCATCTCGCGTCGCTACGAGAAGGGGCCGATGATTCTCACCAGTAACCAGAGTTTCGGGGCCTGGGGGGAGGTCTTCGGGGACCGGGTGCTGGCGACCGCGATCCTGGATCGGGTCCTGCACCACGCCATCACCATCAATATCCGTGGTCATTCGTACCGGCTCAAGGAGAAACTTAAAGCCGGTTTGGTGCGCGTCGAAGAAGCCGCCACGACCACGTAA
- the istA gene encoding IS21 family transposase → MGLDETGASAIMRAQGDQSGEACMVDQERWAEIRRLFHEERVSISAIGRRLDLDRKTVRRSLRQTTWHPYRRAAVAETLLTAHADFVRTRAPQVGYSARILYQELRASRSYTGSYETVKRCVAPLREVQLQAERALLRFETPPGQQSQIDWGQATVPFRTGPVVVHVFVLTLGFSRRGFYHACADERLAQFLEAHERAFAHFGGHTREHLYDRPRTVCYADETGRRLWNPTFKAFADYWGFEPRVCRPYRAQTKGKVESGVKYVKRNFLPGRTFVDVVDFQAQLDEWNVTIADQRLHGTTHERPIARFEREREHLVPLAGQRGFQQEARVSRIVAEDYLVSFDTNRYSVPFRLIGQRVEAQRRGDTIHIFHRDREVATHPVLPGRHQFRILPEHGPGASARIARQRRSTLSELATHPGAVPEVEVRDLACYEAVCGSAAAHEVQP, encoded by the coding sequence ATGGGACTTGACGAGACGGGAGCGTCGGCGATCATGCGTGCCCAGGGGGACCAATCTGGGGAGGCATGCATGGTGGATCAGGAGCGATGGGCGGAGATTCGACGGTTGTTTCACGAGGAGCGGGTGTCCATTTCAGCGATTGGGCGGCGGTTGGATCTGGATCGCAAGACGGTCCGGCGCAGTCTGCGGCAGACGACGTGGCACCCCTATCGCCGGGCAGCGGTGGCGGAGACGCTGCTCACCGCCCATGCCGACTTTGTGCGGACCCGCGCCCCGCAGGTGGGGTACTCGGCGCGGATTCTCTACCAGGAACTGCGGGCGAGCCGGAGCTACACCGGCAGTTATGAGACGGTGAAGCGGTGTGTGGCGCCGCTGCGCGAGGTCCAGCTGCAAGCGGAGCGGGCCCTCCTCCGCTTTGAGACCCCGCCGGGGCAGCAAAGTCAGATTGATTGGGGCCAGGCCACCGTGCCCTTCCGCACCGGTCCCGTCGTGGTGCACGTGTTCGTGCTCACCTTAGGGTTCAGTCGCCGCGGCTTCTATCACGCGTGTGCCGATGAGCGCCTGGCGCAATTTCTGGAGGCCCATGAACGGGCCTTTGCCCATTTCGGCGGGCACACCCGCGAGCATCTCTATGATCGTCCGCGCACCGTGTGCTATGCGGATGAGACCGGCCGACGCCTCTGGAATCCCACGTTCAAAGCCTTTGCCGACTATTGGGGCTTTGAGCCCCGCGTGTGTCGGCCCTACCGGGCGCAGACCAAAGGCAAAGTGGAATCGGGCGTGAAGTATGTGAAGCGGAACTTTCTGCCCGGGCGGACGTTTGTCGACGTGGTGGACTTCCAGGCCCAGCTCGACGAATGGAACGTGACGATCGCCGACCAGCGCCTGCACGGCACGACTCATGAGCGACCGATCGCGCGGTTTGAGCGAGAACGCGAGCACCTCGTGCCACTGGCGGGCCAGCGCGGCTTCCAGCAGGAGGCGCGGGTCTCGCGGATCGTGGCTGAAGACTATCTGGTCAGCTTCGACACGAATCGGTATTCCGTGCCCTTCCGCCTGATTGGGCAACGGGTTGAGGCGCAACGGCGGGGCGACACCATCCATATCTTCCATCGCGACCGCGAGGTGGCCACCCATCCCGTGTTACCCGGCCGCCACCAATTCCGCATTCTGCCGGAGCACGGCCCCGGCGCCAGTGCCCGCATTGCGCGCCAGCGCCGGTCAACCCTGAGCGAACTGGCCACTCACCCCGGTGCGGTCCCGGAGGTCGAAGTGCGGGATCTGGCGTGCTACGAGGCGGTGTGCGGGAGCGCGGCGGCGCACGAGGTGCAGCCATGA
- a CDS encoding IPT/TIG domain-containing protein, producing the protein MKRIIRGMGSILIFAVLTNIFSVVRAGEAQYAYDDLGRLTTVVDEAGNTAIYNYDAVGNLLGSDRFTPGASGIGIYTLLPGKGAVGAQVKIQGYGFDPTPSNNMVIFNGTNATVVSSTAYAIIVTVPASATTGTVSVTNTNGSANSPQAFTVLGAPTITSVTPSSVAQGTQRTLTIAGTQLSNATAVTFTQAGLSATILTGVTATSLPVKLVVASTVPPGTYAFTVTTPEGTANSGSVTISIAAPAPSFALTRSHVSVAMPFPSVSATAAPSGRAMTVAPPTSDWMVYPDVPSTSAPTGRSMTVGPPVSAAMP; encoded by the coding sequence ATGAAGCGAATCATTCGAGGAATGGGGAGCATTTTGATATTTGCGGTTCTCACGAACATTTTTTCAGTTGTCCGGGCGGGTGAGGCCCAATATGCCTACGACGACCTCGGCAGGCTCACCACTGTCGTCGACGAAGCGGGCAACACTGCCATCTACAACTATGACGCCGTCGGCAACCTGCTCGGCAGCGATCGCTTTACGCCGGGTGCAAGTGGAATCGGCATCTATACCTTGCTGCCAGGGAAAGGCGCGGTCGGTGCGCAAGTCAAGATTCAGGGCTATGGCTTTGATCCGACGCCGAGCAACAACATGGTGATCTTCAACGGCACGAACGCGACGGTCGTATCCTCGACAGCCTACGCCATTATCGTGACAGTCCCGGCCAGTGCCACAACGGGGACCGTCAGCGTCACGAATACGAACGGGAGCGCGAATAGCCCGCAGGCGTTCACCGTCCTTGGGGCGCCGACCATCACGAGTGTCACGCCGAGCAGCGTCGCACAAGGAACCCAACGCACGCTGACCATCGCCGGGACGCAGCTCTCGAACGCGACGGCAGTGACGTTTACGCAAGCGGGCCTCTCGGCCACGATTCTGACGGGGGTCACGGCCACATCCTTGCCGGTGAAGCTGGTGGTCGCCTCGACCGTGCCGCCGGGGACCTACGCCTTTACGGTCACCACGCCGGAGGGCACCGCCAACAGCGGCTCCGTGACGATCAGCATCGCGGCGCCGGCACCATCCTTCGCCCTCACCCGGAGCCATGTGAGCGTGGCGATGCCCTTTCCGTCGGTCTCCGCCACCGCCGCGCCCTCCGGGCGCGCGATGACGGTCGCGCCCCCGACCAGTGACTGGATGGTCTATCCCGATGTGCCGAGTACCAGTGCGCCCACCGGGCGCAGTATGACCGTTGGGCCGCCCGTCAGTGCAGCGATGCCCTAA